Genomic window (Planococcus sp. MSAK28401):
TTCTATAGGAGGCTGTAAAGGCGGATTTCCGGATTCTTGTCCTGGAACCAACGTGTGGCAAAATCATTTTCGAACAAGAACACCAAGTTGTCGTAGCGGTCTTTGACCAGCATCGAGCGTCCGCTCGACATCGACTCTTTGACGTCTTCTTCGTTTTCGATCCAACGTGCAATTTTATTGCCGACTGGCTCCATTCTTACATCGACATTGTATTCGTTCTTCATGCGATGCTCGAATACTTCAAACTGAAGCTGCCCGACCGCACCGAGAATGACTTCTTCCAGGTGCAGCGTTTTATAGTACTGGATCGCGCCTTCTTGTACGAGCTGCAGAATCCCTTTATGAAAATGCTTTTGCTTCATGACGTTTTTCGCCGTGACTTTCATGAACAATTCCGGAGTAAACTGAGGCAAGGCTTCGAATTCGAATTTCTTGCCGCTTGTAATGGTATCACCGATCTGGTAATTTCCGACATCGTGGAGGCCGATAATATCACCAGCGACGGCTTCGGATACCATTTCCCGGTCATCCGCCAAAAATTGCGTCGTTTGGGACAACTTGAACGATTTACCGGTTCTGGATAGGGTAACGTTCATGCCGCGGTCGAATTTTCCTGAGACGATTCGGACAAAAGCGATGCGGTCGCGGTGCGCCGGGTTCATATTGGCTTGAATCTTGAAGACGAATCCGGAAAACGGCGTTTCCACCGGTTCAACGATGTCTTCTTCTTTTGTTAGGCGAGGCTGGGGCTGCGGCGCAAATTGCAGGTATGTCTCGAGGAAGGTTTCTACACCGAAATTCGCCAGTGCAGAGCCGAAGAAGACCGGCGTCAATTCCCCTCTTTTCACACTTTCGATGGAAAAATCGTTTCCTGCTTCTTCCAGCAACTCGATATCTTCAAGCGCTTGTGTATAATAGGAAGTTTTCGTCATTTCGTGTT
Coding sequences:
- a CDS encoding peptide chain release factor 3 produces the protein MSDQLQQAIESRRTFAIISHPDAGKTTLTEKLLLFGGAIRDAGTVKGKKTGKFATSDWMEIEKQRGISVTSSVMQFDYSGHRVNILDTPGHQDFSEDTYRTLMAVDSAVMIIDVAKGIEAQTVKLFKVCKMRGIPIFTFINKMDRQGKEPLELMEELEEVLGIQSYAMNWPIGMGKEFMGIYDRYNKRVEPFRTDGDRFMELDENGHLVGEHEMTKTSYYTQALEDIELLEEAGNDFSIESVKRGELTPVFFGSALANFGVETFLETYLQFAPQPQPRLTKEEDIVEPVETPFSGFVFKIQANMNPAHRDRIAFVRIVSGKFDRGMNVTLSRTGKSFKLSQTTQFLADDREMVSEAVAGDIIGLHDVGNYQIGDTITSGKKFEFEALPQFTPELFMKVTAKNVMKQKHFHKGILQLVQEGAIQYYKTLHLEEVILGAVGQLQFEVFEHRMKNEYNVDVRMEPVGNKIARWIENEEDVKESMSSGRSMLVKDRYDNLVFLFENDFATRWFQDKNPEIRLYSLL